In the Chroococcidiopsis sp. SAG 2025 genome, one interval contains:
- a CDS encoding aldo/keto reductase, which yields MHYRRFGKTNLNLSAFSLGTMRYLASAENAYKTIDRAVAIGINHIETARGYGDSELYLGAALKKGLSVPRSQLHITTKIPPTTDADSMRCYINESLERIGVDYLDCLGIHGINTWEHLDLVQRSHGCMQAVREAVADGRVRHVGFSTHASLDVILAAIATDLFEFVNLHYYYFFQRHAPAIELAHTKDMGVFIISPADKGGLLYTPPETLKELCQPCSPLELNYRFLLSDRRISTLSVGAATPAELSVPLQVADCDAPLTDAEIKVLQRLETHTATTLASDRCSQCYKCLPCPEKINIPEVLRLRNLTIAYNMQEYGKYRYQMFENAGHWFPGMKANKCTQCGDCLPRCPEQLDIPQLLSDTHDRLNGSPRRRLWG from the coding sequence ATGCACTACCGACGATTTGGCAAGACGAATCTCAATCTTTCGGCGTTTTCGTTAGGCACGATGCGTTACTTGGCTTCAGCGGAAAATGCCTATAAAACAATTGATCGCGCAGTTGCAATAGGAATCAATCATATTGAAACAGCTAGAGGCTATGGTGACAGCGAATTATATCTCGGTGCAGCACTGAAAAAAGGCTTATCCGTCCCTCGTTCCCAGCTTCATATCACCACTAAAATTCCTCCTACGACAGATGCAGACTCGATGCGTTGTTACATTAATGAGTCTTTAGAACGTATTGGAGTCGATTATTTAGATTGCTTGGGAATTCACGGAATCAATACTTGGGAACATCTCGATCTCGTACAACGATCGCATGGTTGTATGCAAGCAGTACGGGAGGCTGTTGCTGATGGACGGGTAAGACACGTTGGTTTCTCCACTCACGCATCTTTAGATGTGATATTAGCAGCGATCGCCACCGATTTGTTTGAATTTGTCAATCTACATTACTACTATTTTTTTCAACGTCATGCCCCAGCAATAGAACTCGCCCATACTAAAGATATGGGTGTATTTATTATTTCTCCTGCGGATAAGGGAGGACTCTTATATACTCCACCAGAGACACTGAAAGAGTTGTGCCAGCCTTGTTCTCCATTAGAACTAAACTACCGCTTTTTACTCAGCGATCGCCGTATTTCTACCCTCAGCGTCGGTGCAGCTACCCCAGCTGAATTAAGCGTCCCTTTACAAGTCGCTGACTGTGACGCACCCTTAACTGATGCAGAAATTAAAGTTTTACAGCGCTTAGAAACTCATACTGCCACAACTTTAGCCAGCGATCGCTGTAGTCAATGCTACAAATGTCTACCTTGTCCTGAAAAAATTAACATTCCCGAAGTTTTGCGCCTGCGAAATCTGACTATTGCATACAATATGCAAGAGTACGGCAAATATCGTTATCAAATGTTTGAAAATGCCGGACACTGGTTTCCTGGCATGAAAGCAAATAAATGTACTCAATGCGGTGATTGTTTACCGCGCTGTCCCGAACAATTAGATATTCCGCAATTATTATCTGATACTCACGATCGCTTGAATGGATCTCCTAGACGTAGGTTATGGGGATGA